ACGTATAGTGAGGGGCGAATGCCCCTCCCGCTTTTTTCCGCAATAAGAGCGGAGACTGATATCGTTTCCGCTCTTATTCAATTGCTATTTAATTGCTCGAATTACTTAGCGATTTCTGCGAAGTGTTTGAGTGTACGAACGAGTTGGCTAGTGTAAGACATTTCGTTGTCATACCAAGCAACTGTTTTAACGAGTTGTTTGTCGCCGACTGTCATGACTTTAGTTTGTGTTGCATCGAAGAGTGATCCGTAAGAGATACCAACGATGTCAGAAGAAACGATTTCGTCTTCAGTGTAACCGTAAGACTCGTTAGCAGCTGCTTTCATTGCTGCGTTGATTTCTTCTACAGAAACTTTTTTGTCAAGTACAGTTACGAGCTCAGTGAGTGAACCTGTAGCGACTGGTACACGTTGTGCAGATCCGTCAAGTTTACCTTGAAGTTCTGGAAGAACGAGACCGATTGCTTTTGCAGCACCAGTTGAGTTAGGAACGATGTTTGCTGCTGCCGCACGTGCACGACGGAAGTCACCTTTAGGGTGTGGAGCGTCGAGTGTGTTTTGGTCACCAGTGTAAGCGTGGATCGTAGTCATGAGACCTTCAACGATTCCGAACTGATCTTGGAGAACTTTAGCCATTGGCGCGAGACAGTTAGTAGTACAAGAAGCACCAGAGATAACTGTTTCAGTTCCGTCAAGGATTTCATGGTTCGTGTTGAAGACGACTGTTTTCATGTCGCCAGTTGCAGGTGCAGAGATAACAACTTTTTTAGCGCCAGCTTTCAAGTGAAGCTCAGCTTTTTCTTTGTCTGTGAAGAAACCAGTACATTCGAGAACGATGTCAACACCGAGCTCGCCCCATGGGAGTTCTTCTGGGTTGCGGTTAGCAAGTGTTTTGATTTCTTTACCGTTGACGAGGAAGTAACCGTCGTGTACTTCAACTTCGCCATCGAAACGACCTTGAGTCGTATCATATTTGAGAAGGTGTGCAAGCATTTTAGTGTCTGTAAGGTCGTTGATCGCGACTACTTCGATTCCATCGAATTGAAGAATTTGACGAAGTGCCAAACGTCCGATACGTCCAAATCCGTTAATACCAACTTTTACTGCCATGATAATTTTCCTCCTTTTAATGTAAAGCGAGTTATCTATTATTCAAAAGGGGGTTACCCTTTCAAAATCGAAGCTGCTGCGCCTTCATCCGTAATCAGGATGATGTCAGGCGACTGTTTGACATAGGCGTTGATCGCTTCTGCCTTCGAATGACCACCTGCGACGACGATGACGTGTTCGACTTGCTTCAAGTCATCCAGTTGGAGACCAACTGTCTTGACCCGGTGCACGATGTTCCCGTCTCGGTCGAAGTAATAACCGAATGCTTCCGCTACTGCCTGTTCATGTTCCAGTCGGGTCAGGAGATCCTCAGATGCGCGACGACGTTTTGCCATCGTTTTCGCCTCACCAATTCCATGTACCACGATTGAAGCACCTTTAATCATTTGAAGCACATTTTTTATGCTCGGCTCTTCGATCATCTTGACGAACGTCTCTGTACTGACCATGTCCGGGATGTGAAGCAGATGATAATCACTTTGAGCGCGTGACGCCATCCGTGAGCATACTGTGTTCGCTTGTAGTTCGAGCGTTTCTCCTAGTCCTCCGCGTGCCGGAACGAACGTCATTGGACGGTGTTCCTTGTCTGGCGACATCATCGCCGCGACGGAAGCCATCGTCGTACCGCCTGTGACAGCGATCGTATTGTGATGGTCTGAAGAAAGCTCTCGCTTGAGTCGTGCGACGGTCGCCCGCCCCATGTCTCGTTGTACCCAGAAGGTCTCATCGGAATCACCCGGTACGATGACGACGTCCCGTACCCCGA
This window of the Exiguobacterium acetylicum genome carries:
- the gap gene encoding type I glyceraldehyde-3-phosphate dehydrogenase produces the protein MAVKVGINGFGRIGRLALRQILQFDGIEVVAINDLTDTKMLAHLLKYDTTQGRFDGEVEVHDGYFLVNGKEIKTLANRNPEELPWGELGVDIVLECTGFFTDKEKAELHLKAGAKKVVISAPATGDMKTVVFNTNHEILDGTETVISGASCTTNCLAPMAKVLQDQFGIVEGLMTTIHAYTGDQNTLDAPHPKGDFRRARAAAANIVPNSTGAAKAIGLVLPELQGKLDGSAQRVPVATGSLTELVTVLDKKVSVEEINAAMKAAANESYGYTEDEIVSSDIVGISYGSLFDATQTKVMTVGDKQLVKTVAWYDNEMSYTSQLVRTLKHFAEIAK
- a CDS encoding sugar-binding transcriptional regulator: MRQLVQIQKRIVPDLIEEMQTRYDILHYVRLMQPIGRRTLATSLGLTERVLRREVDFLKQQDLLEVATQGMSLTDEGRNVLRSMHSIMGELAGISDMAKALKERLGVRDVVIVPGDSDETFWVQRDMGRATVARLKRELSSDHHNTIAVTGGTTMASVAAMMSPDKEHRPMTFVPARGGLGETLELQANTVCSRMASRAQSDYHLLHIPDMVSTETFVKMIEEPSIKNVLQMIKGASIVVHGIGEAKTMAKRRRASEDLLTRLEHEQAVAEAFGYYFDRDGNIVHRVKTVGLQLDDLKQVEHVIVVAGGHSKAEAINAYVKQSPDIILITDEGAAASILKG